The Fervidibacillus albus genome contains a region encoding:
- a CDS encoding TIGR02710 family CRISPR-associated CARF protein, producing the protein MPDMNAYLAKIEEKKKVLADLDLQSAERNHYYETEVFPLIREYFQKVESNKLENRYDLLILSVGSTFEPLVLSIDAVQPKKVVFLYTKESEKNIDKIDEFINFRPTQMKMYEVDHINPEKIYQRIKEISLQNEGKKIGIDFTGGTKAMSAGMAMAGGMIGADLFYIASKWNKLTRKPEPGSERLKILKNPYELFGDIEIERAQELWSQGEYFAASVLLEEVYKKLPEQYEYRVLAALGKAYSSWEVFNIKAAYEHLHFVTNEGVSHLSRLGKPIFSEKDLHILKKQLEILKVYKEKNLGKDIPLKTVQDVHFMKNLILFFKNLAVKEEEQKRYDIASLYYYRMIEVIGQHRIARFDINTSNPDYSNLKMNQKSILEKINALLKQSKLKQEFHSLPEKLALADTHLLLYVLNDPIAKRVSPSKLRDASEARNYSILAHGFLTIDEEIFKKIRKVAMTFFYGFLQENGEDEFNETLQFITPNFFKTGNEIE; encoded by the coding sequence ATGCCAGATATGAATGCTTATTTAGCAAAAATAGAAGAGAAGAAAAAGGTGCTCGCCGATCTAGACCTTCAATCTGCTGAAAGGAATCATTACTATGAAACAGAAGTATTCCCTCTGATTCGAGAATATTTTCAAAAAGTAGAATCCAATAAACTGGAAAATAGATACGATTTGCTAATCTTGTCAGTCGGATCTACCTTTGAACCCCTTGTTTTATCCATCGATGCCGTTCAGCCAAAAAAAGTTGTATTTTTATACACGAAAGAATCTGAAAAAAATATCGACAAAATCGATGAGTTTATCAATTTTAGACCGACACAAATGAAGATGTATGAAGTAGATCATATTAATCCGGAGAAAATCTATCAGCGAATTAAAGAAATTTCTTTGCAAAATGAAGGGAAAAAGATTGGTATTGATTTTACCGGCGGGACAAAGGCGATGTCCGCAGGGATGGCAATGGCCGGTGGGATGATCGGTGCGGATTTATTTTATATTGCTAGTAAATGGAATAAATTAACCCGAAAACCTGAACCGGGATCGGAACGGTTAAAAATATTGAAAAATCCGTATGAATTATTCGGCGATATTGAAATAGAACGTGCCCAAGAATTGTGGAGTCAAGGAGAATACTTTGCAGCATCGGTTCTTTTGGAAGAAGTTTATAAAAAATTACCGGAGCAATACGAGTATCGGGTGTTAGCGGCGTTGGGGAAGGCCTATTCTTCGTGGGAAGTTTTTAACATTAAGGCTGCGTATGAACATCTTCATTTTGTAACGAATGAAGGTGTATCTCACTTGTCTCGACTGGGAAAACCGATTTTTTCTGAAAAGGATCTTCATATTTTAAAAAAACAACTAGAAATTTTAAAAGTGTATAAGGAAAAGAATTTAGGAAAGGATATTCCCTTAAAAACCGTTCAAGACGTACATTTTATGAAAAATTTAATTTTATTTTTTAAAAATCTTGCCGTTAAAGAAGAAGAGCAAAAACGGTATGATATTGCTTCCCTATATTACTATCGAATGATTGAGGTCATCGGCCAACATCGGATTGCCCGTTTCGATATTAACACGAGTAATCCCGATTATTCAAACTTGAAGATGAATCAAAAATCCATACTTGAAAAAATAAACGCTTTATTGAAGCAGTCGAAATTAAAACAAGAGTTCCATAGCCTTCCGGAAAAATTAGCATTAGCTGATACTCATCTTTTGTTATATGTTCTTAACGATCCGATTGCAAAAAGAGTAAGCCCTTCAAAATTAAGAGATGCATCAGAAGCAAGAAACTATAGTATATTGGCTCATGGGTTTTTAACTATTGACGAAGAGATATTTAAAAAGATACGAAAAGTAGCAATGACATTTTTTTACGGATTTTTGCAAGAGAATGGGGAAGATGAATTTAATGAGACTCTCCAGTTTATTACTCCGAATTTCTTTAAAACAGGGAACGAAATTGAATAA
- a CDS encoding ATP-binding cassette domain-containing protein, which produces MITIDNISKIYTYRKGFFSRKQTNVALQNVNLTIPEGQILGILGMNGSGKSTLIKCMTGIIQPTYGSISVDHLDPFKNRKKLTDKMGVIFSHKSSFIEDLLVKDNLEVFRTLYGLTNEQFQSMFQFIDAHIGISELMDQQFRKLSFGQRMKCELTSILLHKPKYLYLDEPTIGLDIFTKDELYRLLKYYNTKFQSTITITTHEVDVLDAFCDRIVIFDKGKIIADDTPELLKKGIQNYYRIQIDFQSVKDERAKEKLIKMYSGIEIGKHTIEISVSRVDESIYQHILSAFIIRNMETKPISLKEAIQHVYSKKEHRSV; this is translated from the coding sequence ATGATCACAATCGATAACATCTCAAAAATTTATACGTATCGAAAAGGGTTTTTCAGTCGAAAACAAACAAATGTAGCTTTACAAAATGTGAATTTAACGATTCCAGAAGGACAAATTTTAGGCATTTTAGGAATGAATGGTAGTGGCAAATCTACGTTAATCAAATGTATGACAGGGATTATTCAACCGACATACGGTTCGATATCTGTTGATCATTTGGATCCGTTCAAAAATCGAAAAAAATTAACAGACAAAATGGGGGTTATTTTTAGTCATAAGTCATCTTTTATTGAAGATTTATTAGTAAAAGATAATTTGGAAGTGTTCCGAACTTTATATGGCTTAACGAATGAGCAATTTCAATCGATGTTTCAATTTATTGATGCCCATATCGGTATTTCAGAACTAATGGATCAACAATTTCGGAAACTGAGTTTTGGCCAACGGATGAAATGTGAACTGACATCAATTTTACTACATAAACCGAAATACCTTTATTTAGATGAACCAACGATTGGACTGGATATTTTTACAAAGGATGAACTGTATCGACTGTTGAAATATTATAATACGAAATTTCAATCTACGATTACGATTACAACACACGAGGTCGATGTTTTAGACGCCTTTTGTGATCGGATTGTCATTTTTGATAAAGGAAAGATCATTGCGGATGATACGCCGGAATTACTAAAAAAAGGTATTCAAAATTATTACCGAATACAAATTGATTTTCAATCTGTAAAAGATGAACGAGCGAAAGAAAAATTGATAAAAATGTACAGTGGGATTGAAATAGGAAAACATACGATAGAAATATCAGTTTCTAGAGTCGATGAATCGATTTACCAACATATTTTATCTGCATTTATCATCCGAAATATGGAAACAAAACCGATTAGTTTAAAGGAGGCGATTCAGCATGTTTACAGCAAAAAGGAACATCGATCTGTTTAA
- a CDS encoding RNA-guided endonuclease InsQ/TnpB family protein — protein sequence MVNKAYQFRLYPTKEQEQLLAKTFGCVRFVYNKMLEERIQIYEKFKDDKEALKKQKFPTPAKYKKEFPWLKEVDSLALANAQLNLQKAFQNFFSGRVGFPKFKKRKAKQSYTTNVVNGNIKLSDGYIKLPKLKWIKFKQHREIPAHHIIKACTITKTKTGKYYVSILTEYEHQPVPKEVQTVVGLDFSMNTLYVDSEGKRANYPQFYRKALETLAKEQRILSRRKKGSNRWHKQRLKVAKVHEKIANQRKDFLHKESHKLAKRYDCVVIEDLNMKGMSQALHFGQSVHDNGWGMFTSFLQYKLAEQGKKLIKIDKWFPSSKTCSCCGQVRESLSLSERTFRCECGFESDRDVNAAINIKHEGMKRLAIA from the coding sequence ATGGTAAATAAAGCCTATCAGTTCCGTCTGTACCCAACAAAAGAACAAGAACAACTGCTCGCCAAAACCTTTGGTTGTGTCCGTTTCGTTTACAACAAAATGCTTGAAGAACGCATACAAATTTATGAAAAGTTCAAAGACGACAAAGAAGCTTTGAAAAAACAAAAATTTCCGACCCCTGCCAAGTACAAAAAGGAGTTTCCTTGGCTTAAAGAAGTGGATAGCCTTGCGCTGGCAAACGCCCAATTGAATTTGCAGAAAGCGTTTCAAAACTTCTTTTCTGGTCGTGTTGGATTTCCAAAGTTCAAAAAACGCAAGGCGAAACAGTCGTACACCACAAATGTGGTGAATGGCAACATTAAGCTTTCAGATGGCTATATCAAGTTACCCAAACTGAAATGGATCAAGTTCAAGCAACATCGGGAGATTCCTGCCCACCATATCATCAAGGCTTGTACGATCACGAAAACAAAAACAGGAAAATACTATGTTTCTATTCTCACAGAGTACGAACATCAACCTGTACCAAAAGAAGTGCAAACGGTTGTTGGGCTTGATTTTTCCATGAATACGCTGTACGTCGATAGCGAGGGTAAGAGAGCCAATTATCCTCAATTCTATCGTAAAGCATTGGAAACATTAGCGAAGGAACAGCGCATTCTATCACGCAGAAAGAAAGGCTCTAATCGTTGGCATAAACAGCGTCTGAAAGTTGCAAAGGTACATGAAAAAATTGCGAACCAACGAAAAGACTTTCTGCATAAGGAATCACACAAATTAGCAAAACGATATGATTGTGTCGTGATCGAAGACCTCAACATGAAGGGGATGTCACAAGCCCTCCATTTCGGTCAAAGCGTTCATGACAACGGGTGGGGCATGTTCACCTCTTTCCTTCAGTACAAGTTGGCAGAACAGGGGAAGAAACTGATCAAAATCGACAAATGGTTCCCCTCATCCAAAACGTGTTCGTGTTGCGGTCAAGTCAGGGAGTCTCTATCGCTTTCTGAGCGTACATTCCGGTGTGAATGTGGATTCGAAAGTGACAGGGACGTCAATGCGGCAATCAATATCAAACATGAGGGCATGAAACGATTAGCGATAGCCTAA
- the csm4 gene encoding type III-A CRISPR-associated RAMP protein Csm4, producing the protein MIRVKLLIPNRGKFHFGDTSGGLKRIFSSDQLVSTLANNLGIMYGESTIYEFFEDVKEGKTKFSSLFYGFDFVRKTENESVQTIYLLPRPKIDIFPETREYVFFHKKLKKIQFVSERLYSKLSKSWKEEENGSILNLEDICIFNQTMAALKEELVNLSINEDELEKLSMFHKNISPGVEINRKNSRSNNYFSREELEIVFGETKEYYVKPFMYFLVEGSLTERVQAAIHFLVDEGIGGKRSSGKGFFQGIKIEKIPQPDFTGKMHMNLSILFPKKEEVRYLNAYELEQRNGYIYSFGGKRVRKKSTMVISEGSILLKPVEGSLIDVRPEQFLHATYLYGKPIFIGFGGESGG; encoded by the coding sequence ATGATTAGAGTGAAACTATTGATTCCAAATCGTGGGAAATTCCATTTTGGCGATACGAGCGGAGGCTTAAAACGGATTTTTTCTTCTGACCAGCTTGTCTCCACTCTGGCTAATAATTTAGGAATTATGTACGGGGAAAGCACGATTTATGAATTTTTTGAAGATGTAAAGGAAGGAAAGACCAAATTTTCATCTTTATTTTACGGATTCGATTTTGTACGTAAAACAGAGAATGAATCTGTTCAAACCATTTATCTTTTACCGAGACCAAAGATTGATATTTTTCCTGAGACAAGAGAGTATGTTTTCTTTCATAAAAAACTGAAAAAGATCCAATTTGTTTCCGAACGCCTTTATTCAAAATTATCCAAGTCATGGAAGGAAGAAGAAAACGGAAGCATCCTAAATTTGGAAGATATATGTATATTTAATCAAACGATGGCTGCATTGAAAGAAGAACTAGTAAATTTATCAATCAATGAAGATGAATTGGAAAAATTATCAATGTTTCATAAAAATATTAGTCCCGGTGTGGAAATCAATCGAAAAAATTCCCGTTCGAACAATTACTTTTCAAGGGAGGAACTGGAAATTGTTTTCGGGGAGACAAAGGAATATTATGTTAAACCATTTATGTATTTTTTAGTAGAAGGTTCACTTACAGAACGAGTTCAAGCAGCGATTCATTTCCTCGTCGATGAAGGCATTGGTGGTAAAAGGTCATCAGGGAAAGGATTTTTCCAAGGGATCAAAATAGAAAAAATCCCCCAACCGGACTTCACAGGAAAAATGCATATGAATCTATCTATTTTATTCCCGAAAAAGGAAGAAGTTCGTTATTTAAACGCTTATGAGTTAGAACAGCGAAATGGTTATATTTACTCTTTCGGTGGAAAAAGGGTAAGGAAAAAAAGTACGATGGTGATTTCGGAAGGTAGTATTCTTTTGAAACCGGTGGAAGGGTCTTTAATTGATGTACGACCTGAACAGTTCCTACATGCGACCTATTTGTATGGGAAACCGATCTTCATTGGTTTTGGGGGTGAAAGTGGTGGCTGA
- the csm5 gene encoding type III-A CRISPR-associated RAMP protein Csm5, translated as MADTFQVLLETVSPVHIGNGEKLSPYTDYVYDDNDGTVYIFDPIKIEKALSELDNSDEAIDEFVEMVMAKGRSNQQKYSLKNFFSTWNINYKSLAAFTIKTDANIKTEEIHQLIKSGNRPYIPGSSIKGAIRTALLYHHRKEEGYTISQALNDLNKRNRNRSPNGEDLFGKGGEDVFKFLHISDTSFLSPNDIGIVKTVRYHLRKQKTGISITKEVIPENKRLSFRLQVKATPQMKLDKRFSYFYKENGFTGEKKILQIVNQFTKQILDFELEYLNKYVPHLKQLIAFYQRLKDAAESFERKGNGAVLRIGSGKTFYDNTIVHLFDENDSLRLIRQTYRNSTEPFPIERAVIDRGNVYESTMGWVYLYDERTIGKEKG; from the coding sequence GTGGCTGATACATTTCAAGTTTTATTAGAAACGGTAAGCCCCGTTCATATCGGTAACGGAGAAAAATTATCTCCATACACGGATTATGTGTACGATGATAATGATGGGACTGTCTATATTTTTGACCCAATAAAAATAGAAAAGGCCCTTAGTGAGTTAGATAACTCCGATGAAGCAATCGATGAATTTGTGGAAATGGTAATGGCAAAGGGACGATCCAATCAACAGAAATATTCTTTGAAAAACTTTTTTTCTACGTGGAATATCAATTATAAAAGTTTAGCGGCTTTTACGATAAAAACCGATGCTAACATCAAAACGGAAGAGATTCATCAACTAATCAAAAGTGGAAATCGCCCATATATTCCGGGAAGCAGTATAAAAGGAGCGATACGAACAGCGTTGTTGTATCATCATCGGAAAGAAGAAGGATATACCATTTCTCAAGCGTTAAATGATCTTAATAAAAGAAATCGGAATCGGAGTCCGAATGGTGAAGATTTGTTTGGAAAAGGTGGGGAGGACGTTTTTAAATTTTTACATATTTCCGATACGTCTTTCCTTTCCCCAAATGACATTGGGATTGTAAAGACGGTTCGCTATCATTTACGGAAACAAAAGACCGGAATCTCCATAACGAAGGAAGTTATCCCTGAAAATAAGAGACTTTCCTTTCGATTACAAGTGAAGGCTACTCCACAGATGAAATTAGATAAAAGATTTTCCTACTTTTACAAAGAGAATGGATTCACAGGTGAAAAAAAGATTTTGCAAATTGTTAATCAGTTTACGAAACAAATATTGGACTTTGAATTGGAATATTTAAATAAATATGTCCCCCATTTAAAACAATTGATTGCTTTTTATCAACGGTTAAAGGATGCTGCGGAGTCATTTGAAAGGAAAGGAAATGGAGCCGTATTACGTATTGGAAGCGGAAAAACATTTTATGATAACACTATCGTTCACCTATTCGATGAAAATGATTCGTTGAGATTAATTCGTCAAACGTATAGGAACAGTACGGAACCTTTTCCGATTGAAAGAGCGGTAATCGACCGAGGAAATGTATATGAATCAACTATGGGTTGGGTTTATTTATATGATGAAAGAACTATTGGAAAGGAAAAAGGTTAA
- the csm2 gene encoding type III-A CRISPR-associated protein Csm2, protein MMSEKFGKIYFNNRDISIKSADGYMYKVQKKELLNITLSNKEKVYFTPLKNRKDFFATNIYSELAKYFKDHVLILEKCDYDKFCNQTLEYAKRLKAGKVTTSMIRKVYDQINRAKSISEIKRLRPQFAYIAGRNPDNTVRELMHILDYLAKQADLQSNTHLENIKQFMEAVVAYLKFVGDKDN, encoded by the coding sequence ATGATGAGTGAAAAATTTGGAAAAATATATTTCAACAATAGAGATATATCAATTAAATCAGCAGATGGATATATGTATAAAGTTCAAAAAAAGGAATTATTAAATATAACTTTATCTAATAAAGAAAAGGTCTATTTTACGCCTTTGAAAAATAGAAAGGATTTTTTTGCAACCAATATTTATAGTGAATTGGCAAAGTATTTTAAGGACCACGTGCTAATACTTGAAAAATGTGATTATGATAAATTTTGTAACCAAACATTAGAGTATGCTAAACGTTTGAAAGCAGGGAAAGTTACAACTTCAATGATTCGGAAAGTGTACGACCAGATCAATCGGGCAAAATCGATAAGTGAAATTAAACGATTGCGACCACAATTTGCTTATATTGCAGGTAGGAATCCAGATAATACAGTAAGAGAATTAATGCATATATTAGATTATTTGGCGAAACAGGCCGATCTGCAATCGAACACGCATTTAGAAAATATTAAACAATTTATGGAAGCTGTTGTTGCCTATTTGAAGTTTGTTGGCGATAAAGATAATTAA
- the csm3 gene encoding type III-A CRISPR-associated RAMP protein Csm3, giving the protein MIGKIIINGQIKAVTGLAIGGSKTDMTIGGIDNNVIKTSEGVPFIPGSSLKGKLRSLLERKNNKDKVCNCGKKDCEICVIFGTGMKSKKEEKDEAGLSRLNVKEEKDEAGLTRLYVRDAFLYDPTKREMENKEGIFSNLELAYTEVKWENTINRLKGKADNPRQQERVPAGSVFEMNLIYNLMIEDDIDMFKHLMEAMRLLEDDYLGGNGSRGYGRVQFENLEIICKTINDYKEGNQGTSIYSGYFKDVNQKEVVQKINAVVGEEGQ; this is encoded by the coding sequence ATGATAGGAAAAATTATTATTAATGGTCAAATCAAAGCGGTAACGGGACTAGCAATTGGTGGTTCCAAAACGGATATGACCATCGGTGGGATCGACAACAACGTTATTAAAACGTCTGAAGGCGTACCCTTTATACCCGGATCTTCATTAAAAGGAAAGTTAAGAAGTTTATTGGAAAGAAAAAATAATAAGGATAAGGTTTGTAATTGTGGAAAAAAAGATTGTGAGATTTGCGTCATTTTTGGAACGGGAATGAAATCAAAAAAAGAAGAAAAAGATGAAGCGGGATTATCTCGTCTAAATGTTAAAGAAGAAAAAGATGAGGCGGGATTAACTCGTCTATATGTTAGGGATGCGTTTTTATATGACCCAACAAAAAGGGAAATGGAAAATAAAGAAGGTATCTTTTCCAATTTGGAATTAGCCTATACGGAAGTGAAATGGGAAAACACGATTAACCGCTTAAAGGGGAAGGCGGACAATCCGAGGCAACAAGAACGGGTGCCCGCCGGAAGCGTGTTTGAAATGAATTTGATTTATAATTTAATGATTGAAGATGACATCGATATGTTTAAACATTTAATGGAAGCTATGCGTTTATTAGAAGACGATTATTTAGGAGGGAATGGATCTCGCGGTTATGGAAGAGTGCAATTCGAAAATTTAGAAATTATCTGCAAAACAATAAATGACTATAAGGAAGGAAATCAAGGAACATCCATTTATTCGGGGTATTTTAAAGACGTGAATCAAAAAGAAGTCGTTCAAAAAATCAATGCCGTTGTGGGAGAAGAAGGTCAATGA
- the cas10 gene encoding type III-A CRISPR-associated protein Cas10/Csm1 produces the protein MIDPRSVAKVDVHFIKGGGRKQKMEPLSIKNFIQTASFFYYLQPYFLQKKIIHASDSTSLLEQTFQYLRQKNSIFEQYESIFQQERSVPFEKIIYTASELNTTAGGKVSEFKINKEIQYKPLQSVFSSLFGQEHRSLFYPLKPLSFENIFPVQKVEQRVDVLMEQFLNELKTLTSDQQIISLMEKYFCSVSSFQSREISLYDEMKTTAAISISFYDQIKNGDLTETDLNRFQHTDKPSFILIQGDVSGIQSFIFNIPSKGAAKSLKGRSVYVSLLSEVIARYILRELSLPFSNLLYNGGGNFFILAPYESKTQFEQARLRVLKTLMKVHKGEIYFALESVVLKPTDFHHFADKWQEVINKTNQLKKRKWSELGLESSYERIFGPLDQGSHEENVCKVCGSFASRYSVIPSEDEEDKYICTLCHSFVELTNELKNANYIVFQSNWSSDKKKVYQEIFHDLGYHISFHQKKRATLQSNENEEFWYKLNDTNFLADQCTGFHFGAYQLPTSKGNVATFEDLSKRSIEIKNEEQIGDPKIAHIKLDVDNLGSLFGMGIGKERSIAKISALSRMLHLYFGGYINYLIQEKRWTNELYVVFSGGDDTYIVGSWPKVFDFAKEFYSKFQEFTGYNPFVTFSAGINVFHYTYPIIRAAEITESSLDHAKSGESKETQSDHLPPSKNKISFLGEVFNWDEYEKVKSIKEILYKMVQRYGRNVLFKVEKSTHGFKNILHDSLEGRFRHVKFWRLAYYLREIKEDYRKAEKKGFPEHMLQEDLADQLIEQYRNIVIHNLFKPRNKDKIYQIMIIPAAVKWAELATRKVKKEDYDE, from the coding sequence GTGATCGATCCTCGATCTGTTGCTAAAGTGGATGTTCATTTTATAAAAGGAGGCGGAAGAAAACAGAAAATGGAACCATTAAGCATTAAAAACTTCATTCAGACTGCTTCGTTCTTTTATTACTTGCAACCGTATTTTTTACAAAAGAAAATCATTCATGCATCTGACTCTACTAGTCTACTGGAACAAACTTTTCAATATTTACGTCAAAAAAACTCGATTTTCGAACAATATGAGTCTATATTTCAGCAAGAACGCTCTGTACCCTTTGAGAAAATAATTTATACGGCATCTGAATTGAACACGACAGCAGGAGGGAAAGTATCCGAATTTAAAATAAACAAAGAAATACAATATAAACCGCTTCAATCCGTCTTTTCTTCTTTATTTGGCCAAGAACATCGGTCGCTATTCTATCCGTTAAAGCCTTTATCCTTTGAAAATATTTTTCCCGTTCAAAAGGTCGAACAACGGGTGGATGTATTAATGGAACAATTTTTAAATGAATTAAAGACGTTGACAAGCGACCAACAAATCATTTCACTGATGGAAAAATATTTTTGTTCCGTTTCGAGTTTTCAATCACGAGAAATTTCTTTGTATGACGAAATGAAAACGACGGCGGCCATCTCTATTTCCTTTTACGACCAAATAAAAAATGGAGATCTAACAGAAACGGATTTGAATCGCTTTCAACATACGGACAAACCAAGTTTTATTTTAATTCAAGGAGATGTTTCAGGAATTCAGTCTTTTATTTTTAATATCCCCTCCAAAGGGGCAGCGAAAAGTTTAAAGGGCCGTTCTGTCTATGTCAGTCTGTTATCAGAAGTAATTGCTCGCTATATACTTCGGGAATTAAGTCTGCCTTTTTCCAATTTGTTATATAACGGTGGTGGAAATTTCTTTATCTTAGCCCCGTATGAATCGAAGACCCAATTTGAACAAGCGAGACTACGGGTTTTAAAGACATTGATGAAAGTTCACAAGGGGGAAATTTATTTTGCCCTCGAATCAGTCGTTTTAAAACCAACAGATTTTCATCATTTTGCTGATAAGTGGCAGGAAGTCATCAATAAAACGAATCAATTGAAAAAAAGAAAATGGAGTGAACTTGGTCTCGAGTCATCCTATGAACGAATATTTGGTCCGCTAGATCAAGGCTCTCACGAGGAAAACGTATGTAAAGTATGTGGGTCTTTTGCAAGCAGGTATTCCGTAATCCCTTCTGAAGATGAAGAAGACAAATACATCTGTACGCTATGTCATAGTTTTGTCGAATTAACAAACGAACTAAAAAATGCGAACTATATCGTTTTTCAATCGAACTGGTCTTCCGATAAAAAGAAAGTTTATCAAGAAATTTTCCACGATTTAGGGTACCATATTTCGTTTCATCAAAAGAAAAGGGCAACACTCCAATCAAATGAAAATGAGGAATTTTGGTATAAGTTAAACGACACGAACTTTTTAGCTGATCAATGTACAGGATTCCATTTTGGCGCATATCAACTTCCAACGAGTAAAGGTAATGTAGCTACATTTGAAGATCTTTCGAAACGTTCGATAGAAATAAAAAATGAAGAGCAAATCGGGGATCCAAAAATTGCCCATATAAAATTGGATGTGGATAATTTAGGATCTTTATTTGGCATGGGTATAGGAAAAGAAAGATCTATTGCAAAAATTTCTGCCCTTAGTCGTATGCTTCATTTATATTTCGGGGGATATATTAATTATTTAATTCAAGAAAAAAGATGGACGAACGAATTATATGTCGTATTTTCAGGAGGAGATGATACGTATATTGTCGGAAGTTGGCCAAAGGTGTTTGACTTTGCAAAGGAATTTTATTCGAAATTCCAGGAATTTACCGGATACAATCCATTCGTAACGTTTTCAGCAGGAATTAATGTATTTCATTATACGTATCCGATTATTCGTGCGGCAGAAATTACCGAATCTTCATTAGATCATGCGAAAAGTGGAGAAAGTAAAGAAACACAATCCGATCATCTCCCACCAAGCAAAAACAAAATTAGTTTCCTAGGTGAAGTATTTAACTGGGATGAGTATGAAAAGGTAAAAAGCATTAAAGAAATTCTTTATAAAATGGTACAAAGATACGGTAGAAACGTTTTATTCAAAGTAGAAAAAAGCACGCACGGTTTCAAAAATATTTTGCATGATTCCCTTGAAGGTCGTTTTCGACATGTGAAATTTTGGCGATTGGCTTACTATTTAAGGGAAATCAAAGAAGATTATAGAAAGGCCGAGAAAAAAGGTTTTCCTGAACATATGCTTCAAGAGGATTTGGCTGACCAATTAATCGAACAATACCGGAATATTGTTATCCACAATTTATTCAAACCGAGAAATAAAGATAAAATTTATCAAATTATGATTATCCCGGCCGCTGTAAAATGGGCGGAATTAGCGACGAGAAAGGTAAAGAAGGAGGATTATGATGAGTGA
- the tnpA gene encoding IS200/IS605 family transposase produces MQLDNNNHSVFSLYYHLVLVVKYRRQVIDDTISDYAKDMFERLGKNYNISLVEWNHDMDHVHILFKAHPNSELSKFINAYKSASSRLIKKHFPQVKRKLWKEYFWSRSFCLLTTGGAPIEVIKKYIENQGMK; encoded by the coding sequence ATGCAATTAGACAATAATAACCATTCAGTGTTCTCATTGTATTATCATCTTGTTCTGGTTGTAAAATATCGCAGACAAGTGATTGATGATACCATATCTGACTATGCAAAAGATATGTTTGAGAGACTAGGTAAAAATTACAATATTTCCTTGGTCGAATGGAATCACGATATGGACCATGTGCATATTTTGTTCAAAGCACATCCGAATAGTGAACTGTCAAAGTTCATCAATGCCTATAAAAGTGCAAGTTCTCGACTGATCAAAAAGCATTTTCCGCAAGTGAAAAGAAAGCTGTGGAAAGAATATTTTTGGTCAAGAAGCTTTTGCCTGCTTACAACGGGTGGTGCGCCCATTGAAGTAATAAAAAAATATATAGAAAATCAAGGTATGAAGTGA